The following coding sequences are from one Bradyrhizobium sp. 200 window:
- the pip gene encoding prolyl aminopeptidase produces MAPDADAGKSVKRADPFAPLTSEQLVVGEGHDIYVESVGRAGGVPAVYLHGGPGSGCQPDHRRLFDPERFHAVLFDQRGAGRSRPKGRREANTLPHLIADMEAIREKFGFERWMIVGGSWGATLALAYAQAHPDRVSGIVLRATFLGTTEEIENGFLKVLPRFYPGLYDDFMSVLPEGERAEPLQAYFRRILDPNPDVNIPAARAWGETERILSEHTPNRTRLDLAALSSSRALPATPFMEAHYFANDCFMQPSQLLRDVGRLKGIPGIIVQGRYDLLCPPATSHALGASWREAEIRFVEGAGHTLYDPGVRDAVMKAIADMASRTAK; encoded by the coding sequence ATGGCGCCTGACGCCGACGCCGGCAAATCCGTCAAACGCGCCGATCCGTTTGCTCCGCTGACATCAGAGCAGCTCGTCGTCGGCGAGGGTCACGACATCTATGTCGAAAGCGTCGGTCGCGCCGGCGGCGTTCCCGCGGTCTATCTGCATGGCGGGCCCGGCAGCGGCTGCCAGCCGGACCATCGCCGGCTGTTCGATCCCGAGCGCTTTCACGCGGTGCTGTTCGACCAGCGCGGCGCCGGCCGCAGCCGCCCCAAGGGCCGCCGCGAAGCCAACACGCTGCCGCATCTGATCGCGGACATGGAGGCGATCCGCGAGAAATTCGGCTTCGAACGCTGGATGATCGTCGGTGGCTCCTGGGGGGCGACGCTGGCGCTGGCCTATGCACAGGCCCATCCCGACCGCGTCAGTGGCATCGTGCTTCGCGCCACCTTCCTCGGCACAACAGAGGAAATCGAAAACGGCTTTCTTAAAGTTCTGCCGCGGTTCTATCCTGGCCTTTACGACGATTTCATGAGCGTGTTGCCCGAAGGCGAACGCGCAGAGCCGCTGCAGGCCTATTTCCGCCGCATCCTCGATCCCAATCCTGACGTGAATATTCCAGCGGCCAGGGCATGGGGCGAAACCGAACGCATCCTTTCCGAGCACACGCCGAACCGTACGCGCCTCGATCTGGCGGCGCTCAGTTCGTCACGGGCCCTGCCGGCCACGCCTTTCATGGAAGCACACTACTTCGCCAATGACTGCTTCATGCAGCCCAGCCAGTTGCTGCGTGACGTCGGCAGGCTCAAAGGCATCCCCGGCATCATCGTGCAGGGCCGCTACGATTTGCTCTGTCCTCCCGCGACCTCGCACGCGCTTGGCGCGTCGTGGCGTGAGGCCGAGATCCGTTTCGTCGAGGGCGCCGGCCACACACTGTACGATCCCGGCGTCCGCGACGCCGTGATGAAGGCGATTGCGGACATGGCTTCCAGAACTGCCAAATAG
- a CDS encoding DUF4286 family protein: MPIAGKGMLLTSMNIDAKDEAEFNRWYDREHLEERVAIAGFLEARRYVAHDGNPKYLSLYSTETFEVLDSPAYRTALANQTAWSKANIARFQNMIRAVARITVSQGVGRGAALGIIRLRPPAGGEDKLRAALGEQLDPVQLDGIISMHLIESDPALSKPITDDPSAPNPGAGDWFVLIDTTDVGAVPPATARFLDNAALKSLVISSGVYRLMWDIAKSDIGRG; this comes from the coding sequence ATGCCAATTGCGGGTAAAGGCATGCTGCTGACGTCGATGAACATCGACGCGAAGGACGAGGCCGAATTCAATCGCTGGTACGACCGCGAACATCTTGAGGAGCGCGTCGCCATCGCAGGCTTCCTCGAAGCCCGCCGCTATGTCGCCCATGACGGCAACCCGAAATATCTCAGCCTCTACTCCACCGAAACGTTTGAGGTGCTGGACAGCCCGGCCTATCGCACGGCGCTGGCGAACCAGACCGCGTGGTCGAAGGCCAACATCGCCCGGTTCCAAAACATGATCCGGGCCGTTGCGCGTATCACGGTCAGCCAGGGCGTGGGCCGCGGCGCGGCGCTCGGCATTATCAGGCTGCGTCCCCCGGCCGGCGGCGAGGACAAATTGCGTGCCGCGCTCGGCGAGCAACTCGATCCGGTGCAACTCGACGGCATCATCTCCATGCATTTGATCGAGAGCGATCCGGCGCTGTCGAAGCCGATCACCGATGATCCTTCCGCGCCCAATCCCGGCGCCGGCGACTGGTTCGTGCTGATCGATACCACGGATGTCGGCGCGGTGCCGCCCGCGACGGCGCGGTTTCTCGACAATGCCGCACTCAAGTCGCTGGTGATTTCCAGCGGCGTCTACCGGCTGATGTGGGATATCGCCAAGAGCGACATCGGCCGGGGCTAA